The Phaseolus vulgaris cultivar G19833 chromosome 5, P. vulgaris v2.0, whole genome shotgun sequence genomic interval CATCCCTTCTTGGAGGTGGAGCAGCATATACGGGAACAGCTTGCCGAATATTGACTGCAGGAGCAACTCGCACTGGAGAAGCCCGTATTACAGGATGGGGTGGCACTGAGGCAGGCGGTGGACAAGGTGGCGCAGCAAAGGCTGGTACTACAGTCCTTATAGTCACTGCAGGAGCAATCCCCTGGCAAGATGATCTTATTTGTCGAATAGGAACATAAGGTACTGCTCCTACTGCAGGGAACCTAAGGGGACGGATCCCTCGACTTTCTAGAGCACAGGATTGTGGTGGTAGGGTGGAATTGTCACTGGTGATTGCAGCCTGTGGATGCCTGCTTCGAACACTTTCATTTGCTTTTGCCATTGATGGCTTACATCGAGGTGCAGTCCTTTGGCAAATTAGGGGAAGGATTTTTGATGAAGTGGCTGGCGGTGGTTGAGAACTGATGGGTCTGGGATTTTGAATCTGAAACCTTTTATGAAATGGAATTGGAGTGCTTGGATTAGACATTGTCATCTTTTCCTTCAAACGGTAATTCAGTAAAGCCCGCGCTATTGTGATCTGTTCCAGTTCATCATTGTTCTCTGGTTCCGTTGAGGAGCTTGCAGTCTCTTTTGCCACTGGTAAGAAAATTATTGCCCATTCGTATTCAATTATTCACACATGTACCATAATCATCAGATACAGAGGAAATGAAAAATGCAGTTTTGTTGCCAAAAAGACATGTGCAAATCTATCTGACACGATGTCTTCTAAAGAAGTTATCTTTAAACTAAAATAGATAAGTACTGTAAAAAAGTTTGTAAAGTATTTTCCCTAATCACAAATACTTTTGTCAACCAAATTCTTTCGCCATATGTAATGAGAATagaagaatcaaggaaacaggCTTGGGTTGGATATTTCCACTGTCCCATTTTAATCTCCACCTTATATCACGCTATGTTCAGAGGAAAAATGGAAATGAAGTCTATATATTTACATGAAAACACCAAAGTTCACCTACAACTCACATTGTTTCAAAGCCGA includes:
- the LOC137835725 gene encoding double-stranded RNA-binding protein 2-like; protein product: MYKNQLQELAQRSCFNLPSYTCIREGPDHAPRFKATVNFNGEIFESPHYCSTLRQAEHSAAEVALNSLSHRGPSHSLAAKILDETGVYKNLLQEIAQRVGAPLPHYTTYRSGLGHLPVFTGIVELAGISFTGEPAKNKKQAEKNAAMAAWSALKQLAKETASSSTEPENNDELEQITIARALLNYRLKEKMTMSNPSTPIPFHKRFQIQNPRPISSQPPPATSSKILPLICQRTAPRCKPSMAKANESVRSRHPQAAITSDNSTLPPQSCALESRGIRPLRFPAVGAVPYVPIRQIRSSCQGIAPAVTIRTVVPAFAAPPCPPPASVPPHPVIRASPVRVAPAVNIRQAVPVYAAPPPRRDEPAPIPKDLPTASVSCQQDKQPIKFQEMDKPENIPPESETMPILEQLKI